In a single window of the Heterodontus francisci isolate sHetFra1 chromosome 35, sHetFra1.hap1, whole genome shotgun sequence genome:
- the map1aa gene encoding microtubule-associated protein 1A, with translation MLPEMDGVSEFTEYLTESVEVPSPFDLLEPPTSGGFLKLSKPCCYIFPGGRGDSALFAVNGFNILVDGGSERKSCFWKLVRHLDRIDSILLTHIGADNLPGINGLLQRKIAEQDEEQSQGSTTYSDWIKNLISPELGVVFFNVPDKLKMHESSMKVKRSIEEACLTLQYLTKLGVKPEPLNRVVGATIDPIPLFHKMGVGRLDMYILNPVKDSKEMQFLMQKWAGNSKAKTGIILPNGKEGEISVPYLTSITALVVWHPANPTEKIVRVLFPGNAPQNKILEGLEKLKHLDFLKYPVATQKDLTTGMTTPVVKQTKIRQRTDSKESLKSSPKSSAAKPVKKEEPHEEIVTKHPDVKTEAVKEDKLEKKEERKGKTEVEKATTDIIKTEKKKLVKEKTVKKHIKDKLAKSEEKKDKEKKEIKKEKREVKKDDIKKEEKKDIKKDEKKKEKEAKKESKKSLKADLKPFTPEVRKTLHKAKGTGKKMDSAKTKVAKEAIVEQKGEPTAPETMTAEQTVTQLKEERSVMSSPEDLTKDFEQLKNEETIKIEAVCVEPGKSPADAKGTAPVEKETLPDTLAPSHQQDMIIAPVVTDIKAPLESPDEGINTTDVEGESPREEQIICRPEPTTEKFEDEGAGMEESLEMSELEEKVVRTEKDEESLIKDELETPLDEEEDYIAKEKIKMPEKLEKEVGRKDEMEEMEKCERYIETVGTREQVEESEGEEVVEKAELEETVEGAEEDKNLKTKEKEGVLHDELKDKQQIGEKQDKDIIECEISPAQKKEIATPESKETKTKVETAATQLPTAQGAVAEPISYIQDETIPGYSETEQTISDEEIHDEQEDQMPHLKYEVDTYDISVPDDTRSFDAVHGMKEMKAMSGAEIGAKGFIREEPEIVVYPSEIVAAPLAEEEHISSAASITECDKLSSFATSVAEDQSVASVTAPQTEETGKSSLLLDTVNSMASSRTEATQGRDYVPSAGTISPTSSLEEDKCFKSPPSEDFHPVPEVAAKMEEEEEEEEEEDQTPNVEVPTKLKEQYTAMFPEKSMPAPCVPGDYITESQIADFQSTDYKLKPSLHFDADLPESDDKCISPDDSTVKMASPTQSGPTSAGHTPFHQSPVEERTDSVEADLGKQVADKASLHAEKPVKSQDTTPPSSQQSPLGDMPLKPELFKEPLLPYSPILLELDTCEPELTTKEKMIHEQELTATEKMEKDAHETEHAPTEKLERDVQEKKPTHDKLMEAETLEMKPAGVGKLEKELSEKKVNIEKDLVKKPAIGEQTATEMPEPKPAEVKTMAPEILEQKPVTTEKTEKEDLEQKSTDTEKVKKEVPEKQLADSDIVERVEQEKVSIDVGKMEKEDLEKKPGDVCLEKKLGDVGKIEKEDLEKKPGDVCLEKKAGDVGKIEKEDLEKKPGDVCLEKKPGDVGKMEKEDLEKKPGDVCLEKKPGDVGKIEKEDLEKKPGDVSLEKKAGDVGKIEKEDLEKKPGDVCLEKKPGDVGKMEKEDLEKKPGDVEKIEKEDLEKKPGDVCLEKKPGDVGKMEKEDLEKKPGDVCLEKKPGDVGKMEKEDLEKKAGDVGKMEKEDLAKKPGDVGKMEKEDLEKKPGDVCLEKKPGDVGKMEKEDLEKKPGDVCLEKKPGDVGKMEKEDLEKKAGDVGKMEKEDLEKKPGDVCLEKKAGDVGKMEKEDLEKKPGDVCLEKKPGDVGKMEKEDLEKKAGDVGKMEKEDLEKKPGDVCLEKKAGDVGKMEKEDFEKKPGDVCLEKKAGDVGKMEKEDFEKKPGDIGNIEHEIAEKKPGDIGKVEKEEIEQHSTYIEKISKVDLMNKVEKEDIEKKPEDVEKMDKEVPEKKAPDAIKMEKEILETKLVDKEKLGKGISESELVAFGKMEQEAAEKKLSDIEKMKPCMLEKEHTTEKVDKDSQQRKEEFDREQAATEKFSKDISEKGHTTTDVQEENFKFEYSQIDSTAKHISETQGVLKDKGESVGVVVCSSKDEDLPEIMEGKAILESELPPTTEKLPTPKSEGEVSVKPLIPKDISPTDHQTVLADKIKPVEVKENNLLKGDDLLKSEPSLCLKDESATKLGLPKSELMFESQEKHEAEYICTPEKKMTDVATKPDVWETRTERTSPKADQMSSLEIGSHSASKTEQFIVDTKPAVESSKWDPPSYESQYYLEKDAAVTSQKRSPEDPSLEVFQVKDPLTGKKEEKETASEYKYSSYEDERKEFSSGFDYSWTIGKESSDIPFDYASMFEKNKDLSLELMPSVTSPQPECSRTDKISVSSTIGTAQETFRDSTGEILVKQERLLDSLIDAASKEQTLLGQEDVYPPPDVYEYADILRDSEAVTCGKGFTPAEQAHVFSKSTHSPAEELKDTCGQLDDHSVSHTEPKPVSPKLSTEQDSTTAQEEGYSAKEGKGLDTEKKAFTYAEIDEKVTALGLENLVKSQKEPESKGFGYLSQQRELPSEMSWEAGQAEESTLHMSPIEKELSPCSQLGAESVTHILSAECEMRTAGAVEYAEIPDMHKSPSPTLKEAPLSDLGPDVKAKDRQLCGMTLEAGKDGEREYLPHPASPEQRKTSAPSSAESKDSPSASVLYAEIPQLDSNVFGTSVEYTSMRQKEPDSNVLGYYEKEADESSSDSELEKGAKEKSEKESPSDKSQQGKELRCSYAEMQEVDGKAPSPSQGQQPRAAQQLGSLTAGGSAPKPEDSKLTEKEHSLPKSQKEQLTSCHAEKDISCTSDHKETLASFSYGLKYPYLEDRDTFHTKHEDQGELVKSTLAEFECTSKPARLPSDEGKDPDKIKLQEGQVEDKQWSPAAISCSKDQELPVCAVECPPSAESEQWATKFEHPYTTKEEKSSGAQFEYSSFTEERMFSTSIPGVGFEDHSVKDEYLEVSQKGESQTLALSPFQEMKPFPPVIPTDLKGESLLKDVPPLEEVSARDCASVHTQLQTEDVYSHSSSPSSCTASLSPGPLGEAKGRSLDEVSPLIPADKAISQPPEDEDLSPPPAEHSSAYLCDIEDSTLSCRVECQRSASSPSTAETKVQKEATSSEAGASQHGQATGVTAMAQTLTLFPPPPPLPPQQEAATANGPTEMSFSPLLTHSTPEKETDMFSTSELTDDKSSPGSEHDKSYLEEEEEESECLVRPSSLTSTDQSFRPFLPDVQRGRLGDDHGDAAHDLEGCLGATSDYKLISSSEYKRKKDELSPSFINPSLHELSDDDDDDGHSQDDIRTSVQKCCAPQPSGSHTHQNVGEETPPTSGSESFPLNSDSDVPPETEECPSITADAAIDSDEDADYLPVDKTTGTSHHSSARPGHDPPPAPMMDPHPHPPQPDVCMVDPEVLSNEQNISKAEKLMKKDLKEKVKSTRKMMNKSKSASPGRKADSKGKHPATPAKPSPSKDSTEKSPKAASMKKKEKDVADKPRASRASDIHSSRMDDRDDISRSSQPSMGKGMVNGIKSNSASVNTKTSSGVPPGPPVYVDLAYIPNHCSGKNVDLEFFKRVRSSYYVVSGNDPGSGEPSRAVLDALLEGKAQWGNNLQVTLIPTHDTEVTREWYQQTHERQQELNIMVLASSSTVVMQDESFPACKIEF, from the exons ATGCTGCCAGAGATGGATGGCGTCTCTGAATTTACAGAGTACCTCACGGAATCCGTTGAGGTTCCGTCGCCCTTTGACCTGCTAGAACCTCCGACCTCAGGAGGCTTCCTCAAACTGTCCAAGCCATGCTGCTACATCTTCCCTGGCGGAAGAGGCGACTCGGCACTATTTGCCGTGAACGGTTTCAACATCCTCGTGGATGGAGGATCTGAGAGGAAGTCTTGCTTCTGGAAGCTAGTCCGTCACTTGGACAGGATTGACTCCATTTTGTTGACACACATAGGCGCAGATAATTTACCTGGAATTAATGGGCTGCTTCAGCGAAAGATTGCTGAACAGGATGAGGAACAATCGCAAGGATCCACCACGTACAGTGACTGGATTAAGAACCTTATCTCCCCTGAATTGGGAGTGGTATTCTTCAACGTCCCTGACAAACTGAAAATGCACGAGTCCTCTATGAAGGTTAAAAGAAGCATTGAAGAAGCCTGTTTAACACTACAGTACTTAACCAAACTGGGAGTCAAACCAGAACCTCTCAACAGAGTTGTTGGTGCTACAATTGACCCTATCCCACTATTCCACAAAATGGGAGTTGGGCGATTAGACATGTATATCCTCAACCCAGTGAAAGACAGCAAGGAAATGCAGTTCCTGATGCAAAAGTGGGCAGGGAACAGCAAAGCAAAGACTGGCATCATTCTACCAAATGGAAAAGAAGGCGAGATTTCAGTCCCTTATCTCACGTCGATTACAGCTTTAGTGGTGTGGCATCCTGCCAACCCGACAGAGAAAATAGTCCGCGTTCTTTTTCCTGGTAATGCACCACAGAACAAAATCTTGGAAGGACTGGAGAAATTGAAACACCTGGATTTCCTAAAGTACCCCGTCGCCACGCAGAAAGATCTTACTACTGGCATGACGACTCCTGTTGTGAAACAGACAAAAATAAGACAAAGGACTGATAGCAAAGAAAGCCTCAAATCTTCCCCCAAGTCTTCAGCTGCTAAACCAGTGAAGAAGGAGGAACCACATGAAGAGATAGTTACAAAACATCCAGATGTTAAGACAGAAGCAGTAAAGGAAGACAAGTTAGAAAAGAAAgaggagagaaagggaaagacagaggtGGAGAAAGCAACAACagacataataaaaacagaaaagaagAAGTTAGTCAAGGAGAAAACCGTCAAAAAACACATCAAAGACAAACTGGCAAAATCAGAAGAAAAGAAGGACAAAGAAAAAAAAGAGATCAAAAAGGAGAAGAGGGAAGTAAAGAAGGATGACataaaaaaggaagagaaaaaggaCATTAAGAAAGatgagaaaaagaaagaaaaggaggccaaaaaggagtcAAAGAAATCTCTCAAAGCCGACCTCAAACCATTTACACCAGAGGTGAGGAAAACCCTACATAAAGCAAAAGGAACTGGGAAGAAAATGGACTCCGCTAAAACTAAAGTGGCAAAGGAAGCCATTGTGGAACAAAAAGGTGAGCCCACAGCTCCTGAAACAATGACAGCCGAACAAACAGTCACTCAGTTAAAGGAGGAGAGATCTGTAATGTCATCACCAGAAGATCTGACCAAGGACTTTGAGCAACTGAAAAACGAAGAGACAATCAAGATAGAGGCTGTCTGTGTGGAGCCAGGCAAAAGTCCTGCTGATGCAAAAGGAACAGCTCCTGTGGAAAAGGAAACACTACCTGATACGCTTGCGCCCAGCCATCAGCAGGACATGATAATAGCGCCAGTTGTTACCGACATAAAGGCTCCTCTTGAATCTCCAGATGAAGGAATAAATACTACAGATGTAGAGGGAGAATCACCGCGTGAGGAACAAATTATCTGTCGACCTGAACCAACAACGGAGAAGTTTGAAGATGAAGGTGCTGGAATGGAGGAATCATTGGAAATGAGTGAATTGGAAGAAAAGGTAGTGAGGACAGAGAAGGATGAAGAAAGCTTAATTAAAGATGAATTAGAAACTCCACTTGATGAAGAGGAAGATTACATTGCTAAGGAAAAAATCAAAATGCCAGAAAAGTTAGAAAAAGAAGTTGGAAGAAAGGATGAAATGGAAGAAATGGAAAAATGTGAAAGATACATTGAAACAGTGGGAACAAGGGAGCAGGTAGAAGAAAGTGAAGGGGAAGAGGTGGTTGAGAAAGCAGAACTGGAAGAAACGGTGGAAGGTGCAGAAGAAGATAAAAATCTAAAAACCAAGGAGAAAGAAGGAGTGCTTCATGATGAATTGAAAGATAAACAACAAATTGGTGAAAAACAAGACAAAGATATCATTGAATGTGAAATTTCTCCAGCACAGAAAAAGGAAATTGCAACACCGGAATCCAAAGAGACCAAGACTAAGGTAGAGACAGCAGCAACCCAGCTGCCAACTGCACAAGGGGCAGTGGCCGAGCCAATCTCATACATCCAGGATGAAACTATCCCTGGCTATTCTGAGACTGAACAAACCATTTCCGATGAAGAAATTCACGATGAGCAGGAAGACCAAATGCCGCACCTGAAATATGAAGTTGACACTTATGACATCTCTGTGCCAGACGATACAAGGTCGTTTGATGCAGTCCATGGGATGAAAGAGATGAAGGCTATGTCAGGGGCTGAGATTGGGGCCAAGGGCTTCATTAGAGAGGAGCCTGAAATTGTTGTTTACCCCTCGGAGATAGTTGCTGCACCACTTGCTGAGGAGGAGCATATCTCGTCGGCAGCTTCAATTACCGAGTGCGACAAGCTGTCTTCCTTTGCCACGTCAGTAGCAGAGGACCAGTCAGTAGCATCAGTAACAGCACCTCAGACTGAAGAGACTGGGAAGAGCTCACTCTTATTGGACACTGTCAATAGCATGGCTTCCTCCAGAACAGAAGCCACTCAAGGCAGGGATTACGTTCCCTCGGCAGGCACAATATCACCGACTTCCTCACTGGAGGAGGACAAATGCTTTAAATCTCCGCCTTCTGAAGATTTTCACCCTGTCCCTGAAGTAGCTGCTAaaatggaggaagaggaggaggaagaggaagaagaggaccAGACACCAAATGTAGAGGTTCCAACGAAACTAAAAGAGCAATATACTGCAATGTTTCCAGAAAAGAGCATGCCCGCTCCCTGTGTGCCGGGTGACTATATTACTGAGAGCCAAATTGCTGACTTTCAGAGTACTGATTATAAACTTAAGCCTTCCTTACATTTTGATGCTGATTTGCCAGAAAGCGATGACAAATGCATCAGTCCAGATGATAGCACGGTAAAAATGGCCTCCCCAACTCAGTCAGGACCCACCAGTGCTGGACATACACCTTTCCACCAGTCACCTGTTGAGGAAAGAACTGACTCAGTTGAGGCAGATCTAGGCAAACAGGTTGCAGACAAAGCATCCTTGCATGCTGAGAAACCAGTTAAAAGCCAAGATACAACTCCACCTAGTTCACAGCAGAGTCCTCTCGGTGACATGCCGCTTAAACCCGAGTTATTCAAAGAACCTTTGCTGCCTTATTCACCCATTCTCCTGGAGTTGGATACCTGTGAGCCTGAACTGACAACAAAAGAGAAAATGATTCACGAGCAGGAACTGACCGCAACAGAAAAAATGGAAAAAGATGCCCACGAGACTGAACACGCACCGACTGAGAAACTGGAGCGAGATGTTCAAGAGAAGAAACCTACCCACGACAAACTGATGGAAGCAGAGACGCTAGAGATGAAACCTGCAGGTGTTGGAAAGTTAGAAAAAGAATTATCTGAGAAAAAGGTGAACATTGAAAAAGACCTGGTGAAAAAACCTGCCATTGGGGAACAAACGGCAACAGAAATGCCAGAGCCTAAACCTGCAGAAGTGAAAACAATGGCTCCAGAAATTCTGGAGCAGAAACCTGTAACCACTGAAAAGACGGAAAAGGAGGACCTAGAGCAGAAATCCACTGATACTGAAAAGGTGAAAAAAGAAGTTCCAGAAAAGCAACTTGCAGATTCAGATATTGTGGAAAGGGTGGAGCAAGAGAAGGTATCCATTGATGTTGGAAAGATGGAAAAAGAGGATTTGGAAAAAAAACCTGGAGATGTTTGTTTGGAAAAGAAACTGGGAGATGTTGGAAAGATAGAAAAAGAGGATTTGGAAAAGAAACCTGGAGATGTTTGTTTGGAAAAGAAAGCAGGAGATGTTGGAAAGATAGAAAAAGAGGATTTGGAAAAGAAACCTGGAGATGTTTGTTTGGAAAAGAAACCTGGAGATGTTGGAAAGATGGAAAAAGAGGATTTGGAAAAAAAACCTGGAGATGTTTGTTTGGAAAAGAAACCGGGAGATGTTGGAAAGATAGAAAAAGAGGATTTGGAAAAGAAACCTGGAGATGTTTCTTTGGAAAAGAAAGCAGGAGATGTTGGAAAGATAGAAAAAGAGGATTTGGAAAAGAAACCTGGAGATGTTTGTTTGGAAAAGAAACCTGGAGATGTTGGAAAGATGGAAAAAGAGGATTTGGAAAAGAAACCGGGAGATGTTGAAAAGATAGAAAAGGAGGATTTGGAAAAGAAACCAGGAGATGTTTGTTTGGAAAAGAAACCTGGAGATGTTGGAAAGATGGAAAAAGAAGATTTGGAAAAGAAACCAGGGGATGTTTGTTTGGAAAAGAAACCGGGAGATGTTGGAAAGATGGAAAAAGAGGATTTGGAAAAGAAAGCAGGAGATGTTGGAAAGATGGAAAAAGAAGATTTGGCAAAGAAACCAGGAGATGTTGGAAAGATGGAAAAAGAGGATTTGGAAAAGAAACCTGGAGATGTTTGTTTGGAAAAGAAACCTGGAGATGTTGGAAAGATGGAAAAAGAGGATTTGGAAAAGAAACCTGGAGATGTTTGTTTGGAAAAGAAACCTGGAGATGTTGGAAAGATGGAAAAAGAGGATTTGGAAAAGAAAGCAGGAGATGTTGGAAAGATGGAAAAAGAGGATTTAGAAAAGAAACCTGGAGATGTTTGTTTGGAAAAGAAAGCAGGAGATGTTGGAAAGATGGAAAAAGAGGATTTAGAAAAGAAACCAGGAGATGTTTGTTTGGAAAAGAAACCTGGAGATGTTGGAAAGATGGAAAAAGAGGATTTGGAAAAGAAAGCAGGAGATGTTGGAAAGATGGAAAAAGAGGATTTAGAAAAGAAACCTGGAGATGTTTGTTTGGAAAAGAAAGCAGGAGATGTTGGAAAGATGGAAAAAGAGGATTTTGAAAAGAAACCTGGAGATGTTTGTTTGGAAAAGAAAGCAGGAGATGTTGGAAAGATGGAAAAAGAGGATTTTGAAAAGAAACCTGGAGATATTGGAAATATTGAACATGAGATAGCAGAGAAAAAGCCTGGAGATATTGGAAAGGTGGAAAAAGAGGAAATAGAACAGCATTCAACATATATTGAAAAGATATCTAAAGTAGACCTAATGAATAAAGTAGAAAAGGAGGACATCGAAAAGAAACCTGAAGATGTTGAAAAGATGGACAAAGAGGTACCAGAGAAGAAAGCTCCTGATGCCATAAAGATGGAAAAAGAGATCCTGGAGACAAAACTTGTAGATAAAGAAAAATTGGGAAAAGGCATATCGGAGAGCGAACTTGTAGCATTCGGGAAAATGGAACAAGAGGCTGCAGAGAAGAAACTGTCCGATATTGAAAAGATGAAACCGTGTATGCTAGAGAAGGAACACACAACAGAAAAAGTGGATAAAGATAGCCAACAAAGGAAAGAAGAATTTGACAGAGAACAAGCAGCAACAGAAAAATTCTCCAAAGACATTTCAGAGAAGGGACACACAACAACAGATGttcaggaagagaatttcaaatttGAATATTCCCAAATCGATTCAACAGCAAAGCACATCAGTGAGACACAAGGTGTATTAAAAGATAAAGGAGAAAGTGTAGGTGTGGTGGTCTGTTCATCAAAAGATGAAGATCTTCCTGAGATTATGGAAGGCAAGGCAATACTCGAAAGTGAACTACCGCCAACAACAGAAAAATTGCCAACACCAAAAAGTGAGGGAGAAGTTTCTGTAAAACCACTTATCCCTAAGGACATTTCACCTACAGATCATCAAACTGTTCTTGCAGACAAAATAAAGCCTGTAGAAGTAAAAGAAAATAATTTATTGAAAGGGGATGATCTGTTAAAGTCTGAGCCTTCTCTGTGTCTGAAAGATGAATCTGCAACAAAGCTTGGTTTACCCAAAAgtgaactgatgtttgaaagccagGAAAAGCACGAAGCTGAATACATCTGTACTCCAGAAAAGAAAATGACAGATGTTGCTACAAAGCCAGATGTATGGGAAACTCGCACTGAACGCACAAGTCCGAAAGCAGATCAGATGTCCTCTTTAGAGATTGGTAGCCATTCTGCAAGCAAGACTGAACAATTCATCGTGGACACAAAGCCTGCAGTTGAATCCAGCAAATGGGATCCTCCTTCCTACGAATCTCAATATTATTTGGAAAAGGATGCTGCTGTTACATCTCAGAAGCGTTCTCCGGAGGATCCTTCATTGGAGGTATTTCAGGTAAAGGATCCACTAACTGGAAAGAAGGAAGAGAAAGAGACTGCAAGCGAATACAAGTACTCTTCATATGAAGATGAAAGGAAGGAATTTTCCAGTGGGTTTGACTATTCTTGGACTATTGGGAAAGAAAGCAGTGATATTCCATTTGACTATGCCAGTATGTTTGAAAAGAATAAGGATCTATCTCTGGAGCTGATGCCTTCAGTCACATCTCCGCAACCTGAATGCTCACGGACTGACAAAATCTCAGTGTCCTCAACAATAGGAACGGCTCAAGAAACATTCAGAGATTCAACTGGGGAAATCTTAGTGAAGCAAGAAAGGCTGCTGGACAGTCTTATTGATGCTGCTAGTAAAGAGCAAACCCTTTTGGGACAAGAGGATGTGTATCCTCCACCAGATGTGTATGAGTACGCTGATATATTGAGGGATAGTGAGGCTGTGACTTGTGGTAAGGGCTTTACTCCTGCTGAACAAGCACATGTTTTCAGCAAATCAACACATTCTCCTGCTGAAGAATTAAAAGATACTTGTGGTCAATTAGATGACCATTCTGTGAGCCATACAGAGCCAAAACCAGTCAGTCCCAAACTTTCCACAGAACAGGACTCCACAACCGCACAAGAGGAAGGTTATTCCGCAAAGGAAGGAAAGGGCCTAGATACTGAGAAGAAAGCATTCACCTACGCAGAGATAGATGAGAAGGTAACTGCTCTTGGGCTTGAAAACCTGGTGAAGTCACAGAAGGAACCAGAGTCGAAAGGTTTTGGTTATCTGTCGCAACAGCGAGAGCTGCCGTCTGAAATGTCCTGGGAGGCTGGGCAGGCGGAGGAGTCTACACTGCACATGTCACCAATAGAAAAGGAATTGTCACCTTGTAGCCAATTGGGAGCAGAGTCAGTAACACACATTCTGTCTGCGGAATGTGAAATGAGAACAGCAGGAGCAGTTGAATATGCAGAGATTCCAGATATGCATAAATCCCCCTCTCCGACATTGAAAGAAGCTCCATTGAGTGATCTGGGGCCTGATGTGAAAGCAAAGGACAGGCAGctgtgtggaatgacactggaagctGGTAAGGATGGAGAAAGGGAATACCTTCCCCATCCTGCCTCTCCTGAACAGAGGAAAACATCAGCTCCAAGCAGCGCCGAGTCAAAAGACAGTCCTTCTGCTTCAGTCCTGTACGCTGAAATCCCACAGTTAGACAGCAACGTTTTTGGAACCAGTGTGGAATACACATCGATGAGGCAGAAAGAGCCAGATTCAAACGTTCTGGGGTATTATGAGAAGGAAGCTGACGAGAGCAGCAGTGACTCGGAGTTGGAGAAAGGTGCCAAGGAAAAATCAGAAAAGGAATCTCCGTCAGACAAATCTCAGCAAGGGAAGGAACTGAGATGCTCGTACGCAGAAATGCAAGAGGTGGATGGGAAAGCTCCATCTCCCAGCCAGGGTCAGCAACCTCGGGCAGCGCAGCAACTGGGATCGCTGACTGCAGGAGGCAGTGCTCCAAAGCCAGAGGATAGCAAGCTGACCGAGAAAGAGCACAGTCTGCCGAAATCACAGAAAGAGCAGCTCACCTCTTGCCACGCAGAAAAGGACATTTCATGTACAAGTGATCATAAAGAGACACTGGCAAGCTTTTCTTATGGGCTTAAATATCCTTATTTGGAGGATAGGGACACATTCCACACAAAACATGAAGACCAAGGGGAGCTGGTAAAGTCCACGCTTGCTGAATTTGAGTGCACCAGTAAACCAGCCAGACTGCCATCTGACGAGGGGAAAGATCCTGACAAAATCAAACTCCAGGAAGGACAGGTAGAGGACAAGCAGTGGAGTCCTGCTGCAATTTCTTGTAGCAAAGACCAAGAGCTCCCTGTGTGTGCTGTTGAATGTCCACCATCAGCGGAGTCAGAGCAATGGGCAACCAAATTCGAACATCCATACACGACAAAGGAAGAAAAGTCATCTGGTGCTCAGTTTGAATATTCCTCGTTTACAGAAGAGAGAATGTTTTCAACTAGTATTCCGGGTGTGGGATTTGAAGATCACAGTGTTAAAGATGAGTATTTGGAAGTATCACAAAAAGGAGAATCTCAAACATTAGCTTTGAGTCCCTTCCAGGAAATGAAACCATTCCCACCGGTAATTCCGACTGACCTTAAAGGTGAAAGCTTATTAAAAGATGTACCACCTTTAGAGGAAGTTTCAGCACGTGACTGTGCCTCAGTCCATACTCAGCTGCAAACTGAGGACGTGTACTCccattcctcatctccatcttcttGCACAGCATCTCTGTCACCAGGACCCCTTGGGGAAGCCAAAGGAAGAAGTTTAGATGAAGTCTCTCCATTAATTccagcagataaggccatctctcagCCTCCAGAGGATGAGGACCTATCACCACCCCCTGCTGAGCACAGTTCAGCATACCTGTGTGACATTGAAGACTCCACACTATCCTGCAGAGTCGAGTGCCAAAGATCGGCCTCCTCTCCCTCTACAGCTGAAACAAAAGTGCAGAAAGAGGCAACATCCTCAGAAGCAGGGGCATCACAGCATGGGCAGGCAACAGGAGTAACTGCAATGGCTCAGACATTAACCCtgtttcctccccctcctcctcttcctcctcaacaGGAAGCAGCCACTGCCAATGGACCAACAGAAATGAGCTTCAGCCCATTActgacacacagtactccagagaaagagacagacatgtTCAGCACTTCCGAATTAACAGATGACAAAAGTAGCCCAGGTTCTGAGCACGACAAATCTtacttggaggaggaggaggaggagagtgagtgtTTAGTCCGCCCTTCCTCACTGACATCAACTGACCAATCTTTCAGGCCATTTTTGCCTGACGTCCAGAGGGGCAGGTTGGGTGATGATCACGGAGATGCTGCCCATGACTTGGAGGGGTGCCTGGGTGCCACGTCTGACTACAAGCTTATCTCTTCGAGTGAGTACAAACGCAAAAAGGACGAGCTCTCGCCCTCTTTCATCAACCCAAGTCTGCACGAGCTGTCGGATGATGACGACGACGATGGTCACTCTCAGGATGACATTCGCACCTCTGTCCAGAAATGCTGTGCCCCACAACCCAGTGGCAGCCACACCCATCAAAACGTGGGTGAGGAGACCCCCCCTACGTCTGGCAGTGAATCGTTTCCCTTGAATTCTGACTCTGACGTACCGCCAGAGACAGAGGAATGTCCATCGATCACTGCCGACGCAGCCATAGACTCGGACGAGGACGCGGATTACCTCCCCGTCGACAAAACCACTGGGACTTCCCATCATTCGTCTGCAAGGCCAGGTCAcgacccaccccctgcccccatgATGGATCCTCATCCGCATCCTCCACAGCCCGACGTCTGCATGGTCGATCCTGAGGTTCTCTCCAATGAGCAAAACATCAGCAAGGCGGAAAAGTTGATGAAGAAGGACTTGAAGGAGAAAGTTAAGAGCACAAGGAAAATGATGAACAAATCCAAGTCAGCATCTCCCGGTCGAAAGGCTGATTCCAAGGGGAAGCACCCAGCAACGCCTGCGAAACCATCACCATCTAAAGACTCGACTGAAAAATCTCCAAAAGCAGCCTCTATGAAGAAGAAGGAGAAAGATGTAGCAGATAAACCGAGAGCCTCTAGAGCGAGCGATATCCACTCATCCCGAATGGATGATAGGGATGATATATCCAGATCTAGTCAACCCAGCATGGGGAAAGGCATGGTTAATGGAATCAAGTCTAATTCAG CTTCCGTCAATACAAAGACCAGTTCTGGAGTACCCCCAGGTCCCCCAGTGTATGTGGACTTGGCATACATTCCCAACCACTGCAGTGGGAAGAACGTGGACCTGGAATTCTTCAAGCGAGTCCGATCCTCCTATTACGTGGTGAGTGGCAACGACCCTGGAAGTGGGGAGCCAAGTCGAGCCGTGCTGGATGCTCTTCTGGAAGGAAAAGCCCAGTGGGGGAACAACCTTCAG GTGACGCTAATACCAACCCATGATACAGAAGTCACACGAGAGTGGTACCAACAGACCCACGAACGGCAGCAAGAGCTGAACATCATGGTGCTTGCCAGCAGCAGTACAGTTGTGATGCAGGATGAGTCGTTCCCAGCGTGCAAGATTGAGTTCTGA